A region from the Perca fluviatilis chromosome 16, GENO_Pfluv_1.0, whole genome shotgun sequence genome encodes:
- the mpzl1l gene encoding myelin protein zero-like 1 like: MEPKWSKITCKRVLLTGFTLCIVLVTKPSSAIDIHADSEVMMQNGTTGTLRCTFRSNEVVSSGTSVTWSFQSSHPDNPFSNSPYVIFYFSSGKGFPGPEEFRDRVQFIGDINKRDVSIQLSPAQFSDNGTFFCDVKNPPDITGTPARTELRVVLKESLPPSNTTIIVGAVCGALVLLVLVAVAACVVMRVLHNRHDYEGCTSLESVSSQAPKPRKKVESSLEGSRCTSPSGPLQGPVIYAQLDHSGSKNSFHKMEPVVYADIRKN, from the exons TCACAAAACCTTCATCTGCAATCGACATACACGCCGACTCTGAAGTGATGATGCAGAACGGCACTACAGGAACCCTTCGATGCACCTTTAGGTCCAATGAAGTGGTCAGCAGCGGCACCTCGGTAACTTGGAGCTTTCAGTCGAGTCACCCCGACAATCCGTTCTCCAACTCTCCATACGTG ATTTTCTACTTTTCCAGTGGGAAAGGATTCCCAGGACCAGAGGAGTTCAGAGACAGAGTGCAGTTTATTGGAGACATAAACAAGAGGGACGTCTCGATACAGCTGAGTCCGGCTCAGTTTAGCGACAACGGGACCTTCTTCTGCGACGTGAAGAACCCGCCGGACATAACGGGAACACCAGCTCGAACAGAGCTCAGGGTCGTTCTGAAAG AATCTCTTCCTCCGAGCAACACTACCATTATAGTGGGAGCAGTTTGTGGTGCTTTGGTTCTGCTCGTCCTCGTCGCTGTAGCTGCCTGCGTTGTCATGAGGGTGCTTCACAACCGCCATGACTATGAAGG ATGTACGTCCTTGGAAAGCGTGAGCTCTCAGGCACCAAAACCACGAAAGAAGGTGGAGTCCAGCCTGGAGGGCTCCAGGTGTACCAGTCCCTCGGGTCCACTACAG GGCCCGGTGATATACGCCCAGTTGGATCACTCGGGCAGCAAAAACTCATTCCACAAGATGGAGCCAGTGGTCTACGCTGACATTCGTAAAAACTGA